A window from Candidatus Nitrospira neomarina encodes these proteins:
- a CDS encoding cytochrome c3 family protein, whose protein sequence is MALLAGGFAMGIGALYSIGSADLPVQDQQPVRFSHRQHAGTLNIHCQFCHRYATQSPVAGVPSMALCQTCHESLSETTPDMKMLQIYWKVKRPIPWVRLQRLPDHVYFTHEMHLFAGLSCTSCHGNVARMSSTPRAPTYEMGWCLTCHEQRGASHDCWTCHK, encoded by the coding sequence TTGGCGTTATTAGCCGGAGGTTTTGCCATGGGGATCGGTGCACTCTATTCCATCGGAAGTGCCGACCTGCCTGTTCAAGATCAGCAACCTGTACGTTTCAGTCATCGACAACATGCGGGAACGTTGAATATCCATTGTCAATTTTGTCACCGGTATGCCACACAATCTCCAGTGGCCGGTGTCCCTTCCATGGCTTTGTGCCAGACATGTCATGAGTCCCTTTCTGAAACGACACCGGATATGAAAATGCTGCAGATTTATTGGAAAGTAAAACGGCCGATCCCTTGGGTCAGACTGCAGCGCCTTCCGGATCATGTCTACTTCACGCATGAAATGCATCTGTTCGCGGGCCTGTCCTGCACCTCATGCCATGGAAATGTTGCCCGCATGTCGAGCACCCCGAGAGCTCCCACCTATGAAATGGGCTGGTGTTTGACCTGCCATGAACAACGAGGAGCCTCTCACGATTGTTGGACCTGTCACAAGTAA
- a CDS encoding PRC-barrel domain-containing protein — MPVSFLMTFFAFIFIPEPCSQAMAFSPNQGSYKASELVGKSVKNLQGEDIGQIEELVIGSNGEVGYAVLSFGGFLGMGDKLFAVPWASLAHQPDREYLTLDIQPKKLEKAPGFNKNDWPDMKDEKWKFLIWEFYSTTDQIPQNFKAR, encoded by the coding sequence ATGCCGGTATCCTTTTTAATGACTTTTTTCGCTTTCATCTTCATCCCTGAGCCCTGTTCCCAAGCTATGGCTTTTTCCCCTAACCAGGGCTCCTACAAAGCGAGTGAGCTGGTTGGAAAATCAGTCAAGAATTTGCAAGGTGAGGATATTGGGCAGATTGAGGAACTGGTCATTGGAAGCAATGGAGAAGTCGGGTATGCAGTTTTATCCTTTGGAGGGTTTTTAGGTATGGGAGATAAGCTCTTTGCTGTCCCCTGGGCCTCGCTTGCCCACCAACCGGATCGCGAGTATTTGACTCTGGATATTCAGCCGAAAAAATTAGAAAAGGCCCCAGGCTTTAATAAAAATGATTGGCCGGACATGAAGGATGAAAAGTGGAAATTCCTCATATGGGAATTCTACTCAACGACGGATCAAATCCCTCAGAATTTCAAGGCCCGGTAA
- a CDS encoding NADPH-dependent FMN reductase, giving the protein MPLNLAIIYGSVRTDRQGIKAARFMLNTCHTRGHVATLIDPLLYSLPLLDKMYKEFKPGQAPQSLQQVADLIIPADGYIVVSGEYNHTIPPALSNILDHFLEEYFRKPSAIVCYSAGAFGGVRAAMTLRAMLAELGMSSIPSLFPISHVQDAFQEDGTPVDQRFYQKAREFFEELEWYAYALKQARADPCPRSESSTQSLT; this is encoded by the coding sequence ATGCCACTAAATTTGGCTATAATTTATGGATCGGTCAGAACCGACCGGCAGGGTATCAAGGCCGCTCGTTTTATGCTGAACACCTGCCATACCCGCGGCCATGTCGCAACACTCATTGATCCCCTTCTCTACTCCCTCCCGCTGTTGGATAAAATGTATAAGGAATTCAAGCCTGGTCAGGCTCCTCAATCTCTCCAACAGGTGGCTGACCTGATTATTCCGGCTGACGGGTATATTGTTGTGTCGGGCGAGTACAATCATACCATTCCTCCTGCCCTCTCGAACATATTAGACCATTTTCTTGAGGAATACTTTCGGAAACCTTCCGCCATCGTCTGTTATTCAGCAGGTGCGTTCGGCGGAGTCCGTGCCGCCATGACCCTCAGGGCCATGTTGGCTGAATTGGGAATGTCCAGTATTCCATCTTTGTTCCCCATCTCCCATGTTCAAGACGCCTTTCAGGAAGATGGCACGCCTGTTGATCAACGTTTTTATCAAAAGGCCCGAGAGTTTTTTGAAGAACTGGAATGGTATGCGTATGCCCTCAAACAGGCCAGGGCCGACCCTTGCCCTCGAAGTGAGAGTTCAACACAATCGCTTACCTAA